One segment of Salvia splendens isolate huo1 chromosome 20, SspV2, whole genome shotgun sequence DNA contains the following:
- the LOC121781068 gene encoding protein TIFY 10A-like, with amino-acid sequence MASSGKLDSAKFHGRRSNLSQTCNLLSQYLKENGRFGDLDLNFTPKGSVNQSQPEKEVEQMTIFYAGQVIVLNDIPAGKAKEIINLAAAVSPIQKPQLPPLGSDLPIARKNSLARFLEKRKDRITAAAPYQASKPAVKEEPWLEMGSLSIPSRFRANRVSDSSNLYSQCSVVLGLYDCRSDK; translated from the exons ATGGCTTCGTCGGGAAAACTCGATTCCGCCAAGTTTCACGGCCGCAGGTCCAACTTGTCGCAGACCTGCAACCTCCTCAGCCAGTATTTGAAGGAGAATGGCCGATTCGGCGATCTAGACCTCAATTTCACCCCCAAAG GATCTGTCAATCAATCGCAACCGGAAAAGGAAGTAGAACAGATGACGATATTTTACGCCGGTCAGGTGATTGTGCTCAACGATATTCCGGCGGGGAAGGCCAAGGAGATCATCAATTTAGCCGCCGCCGTTTCGCCGATTCAGAAACCACAGCTCCCGCCTCTTGGCTCCG ATTTACCGATTGCGAGGAAGAATTCGCTAGCTCGGTTTCTGGAGAAGAGGAAGGATAGGATCACCGCAGCCGCGCCGTACCAAGCGAGCAAACCGGCGGTGAAGGAGGAGCCGTGGCTGGAAATGGGCTCTCTCAGCATCCCCTCCAGGTTCCGCGCCAATAGGGTTTCAGATTCCTCAAATTTATATTCACAATGTTCTGTTGTACTAGGATTGTATGATTGTAGATCTGATAAATGA
- the LOC121781531 gene encoding zinc finger MYM-type protein 1-like — protein sequence MSYPPNLIEQVRRAYLLKEIASVVLKNAPDNLKLTSPDIQRDIINAFAVETTKAIVHDMRSEFFSILVDECQDVSVKEQMGVVVRYVDKNGCVIERFLGVVHVSDTTATSLEKALDYLLSTYDLSISSLRGQGYDGASNMRGEFNGLKSLILKRNSSAYYVHCFAHQLQLTIVAVAKKHKIVGSFYNSISRLCNTVGGSCKRRDILREKQRENIIKEIASDEISTGRGLNQEMSLKRPGDTRWSSHYGTLVNLIHLYSSIVDVLEYVGENGHDDSIRAEADDVLEVINSFEFVFVLHLMKQILGITHELSQVLQKKDQDIVNAMNLVKVAKSRLQIMREKDWDVLLADVSKCCSKYELDVLDMEDEFVARKKGRRRAEKMKNLHYYRVELFCSVIDLQAQELNQRFDEVNTDLVLFMSCFDPRDLFSAFDLEKLLRLARYYPSEFSEVALSELKSQLENFIFDVRIDEKFSQISGINGLAQKMVSTRKHEVFPMDYSLVKLSLILPVATASVERAFSAMKIIKTSLRNSMGDQLLNDCLVHYIEKDVFVKVTNETIMQRLILDP from the exons ATGAGTTATCCACCAAATTTAATAGAACAAGTTCGCAGAGCTTACTTACTTAAAG AGATAGCTAGTGTTGTGCTAAAAAATGCTCCAGACAATCTCAAACTTACATCACCAGATATTCAGAGAGATATTATAAATGCATTTGCTGTTGAGACAACGAAAGCTATTGTACATGATATGAGAAGTGAATTTTTCTCCATATTAGTTGATGAGTGTCAAGATGTATCTGTCAAAGAGCAAATGGGTGTTGTGGTGCGATATGTGGACAAGAATGGATGTGTTATAGAACGTTTTCTTGGTGTTGTTCATGTTAGTGATACAACTGCAACCTCACTTGAGAAAGCACTTGATTATTTGTTATCTACTTATGATTTAAGTATATCTAGTTTGAGAGGTCAAGGATATGATGGCGCAAGCAACATGAGAGGAGAATTCAATGGGTTGAAGAGTTTGATACTCAAGAGAAATTCCAGTGCTTATTATGTACATTGCTTTGCTCATCAGCTTCAGCTTACGATTGTTGCTGTTgctaaaaaacataaaattgtcGGATCTTTTTATAATTCTATCTCTCGTTTGTGTAATACTGTTGGAGGTTCTTGTAAGCGCAGAGATATACTTCGGGAGAAACAGAGAGAGAATATTATTAAAGAGATTGCAAGTGATGAAATAAGCACAGGAAGAGGACTAAATCAAGAAATGTCATTGAAGCGACCTGGAGATACTCGTTGGAGTTCACATTACGGTACTCTTGTCAACTTGATACATTTATATTCTTCTATTGTTGATGTTCTTGAGTATGTTGGGGAGAATGGTCATGACGATTCAATAAGGGCTGAAGCTGATGATGTGCTAGAAGTTATAAATAGTTTTGAGTTTGTCTTTGTGTTACATCTTATGAAGCAAATCTTGGGAATCACACATGAACTCTCCCAAGTGCTACAAAAGAAAGATCAAGACATTGTTAATGCGATGAATCTTGTCAAGGTAGCAAAATCACGTCTGCAAATAATGAGGGAAAAAGATTGGGATGTATTGCTTGCTGATGTTTCTAAGTGTTGTAGCAAATATGAACTGGATGTGCTTGACATGGAAGATGAGTTTGTAGCTCGAAAAAAAGGAAGACGTAGAgctgagaaaatgaagaatctcCACTATTATCGAGTTGAGCTCTTTTGTTCTGTTATTGACTTGCAAGCTCAAGAGTTGAATCAACGTTTTGATGAAGTCAACACAGACTTAGTTTTATTCATGTCATGTTTTGATCCTAGGgatttattttctgcatttgattTGGAGAAGCTGCTTCGTCTTGCACGGTATTATCCTTCTGAATTCTCTGAAGTTGCTTTGTCCGAGCTTAAAAGTCAACTTGAGAACTTTATTTTCGATGTGCGCATAGATGAAAAGTTTTCACAAATATCAGGAATCAATGGTCTTGCTCAAAAGATGGTTTCTACAAGGAAACATGAAGTTTTTCCAATGgattattcattagttaagtTGTCATTGATCTTACCAGTTGCCACTGCATCAGTAGAAAGAGCCTTTTCAGCAATGAAGATCATCAAGACTTCTCTACGTAATAGCATGGGAGACCAACTATTGAATGATTGCTTAGTTCATTACATCGAAAAGGATGTGTTTGTTAAAGTTACCAATGAAACTATTATGCAGCG tttaattttgGACCCCTGA